The Vespula pensylvanica isolate Volc-1 chromosome 5, ASM1446617v1, whole genome shotgun sequence genome includes a window with the following:
- the LOC122629713 gene encoding pro-corazonin-like — protein MAASYATTIILVLSFLTTNVLAQTFQYSHGWTNGKRTLTDVNSRFSYLPASSWMKNVFDLQFDNLQSPPPSLSPSLLPTGTATTTMTTTTHCDIQRMRLFFQGNNNEALYLVPCETSASRKNLREHQRVVQLRTGSTLEDNNN, from the exons ATGGCTGCTTCCTATGCTACGACGATCATTCTCGTTCTATCGTTCTTAACAACGAACGTGTTGGCTCAGACCTTTCAATATAGCCACGGATGGACGAACGGTAAACGCACGCTCACGGATGTTAATTCGCGATTCTCATATCTACCGGCATCGTCCTggatgaaaaatgttttcgaCTTGCAATTCGACAATCTTCAATCACCGCCACCTTCATTGTCGCCATCTCTATTGCCAACTGGGActgcaacgacgacgatgacgacgacgacacatTGCGACATACAAAGAATGAGATTATTCTTTCAGGGAAATAATAACGAAGCT cTTTATCTGGTACCTTGCGAGACAAGCGCATCAAGAAAAAATCTCCGTGAACATCAACGCGTCGTCCAGCTACGAACAGGATCAACATTagaggataataataattga